One region of Dysidea avara chromosome 1, odDysAvar1.4, whole genome shotgun sequence genomic DNA includes:
- the LOC136263522 gene encoding uncharacterized protein, with product MAYLVEKNIFKKIELGFLMVGHTHEDVDQRFSRLSQYLSKNSASTIAAMLESAKRSNPDVVHASVVEEVYNIREWIAPHLEEIHYHTEPHIFMFKKDGSGKAVMQYKFWSHNDWIGNCVLLKSVPTGRPELIQPSLAKQDLGQLKKDIVKYEIAGAIKSDDLVQWKEDISGIENRFGSTPQSSGWILDSITMVDERFTASSTIDVPVNPRIQNYASKYTNHRPIQIGKKKPARKGPDTIPTEPESIAPSPYEVGDYVYLKCQRYKEFLPQVGKVASIGTTVIKVGWLEGDYDEKFKFWIGRRNKIVTEEFPKQAVVGKISLSPSMELSSEDIIMMKENYVTAEFV from the exons ATGGCATATTTAGTAGAAAAGAACATCTTTAAAAAA ATTGAACTTGGATTTTTAATGGTGGGTCATACCCACGAGGACGTAGATCAACGGTTCAGTCGACTATCTCaatatttaagcaaaaattcaGCAAGTACAATAGCTG CAATGCTAGAGTCAGCGAAAAGAAGTAATCCAGATGTGGTCCATGCGTCTGTGGTAGAAGAAGTATATAACATCAGGGAGTGGATTGCTCCTCATCTTGAAGAAATCCACTACCACACTGAGCCACACATTTTTATGTTCAAAAAAGATGGATCAGGGAAAGCCGTGATGCAGTACAAGTTTTGGTCACATAATGATTGGATTGGTAATTGTGTCCTTTTAAAA TCTGTGCCAACCGGAAGACCAGAGCTTATCCAGCCATCATTGGCCAAGCAAGATTTGGGACAGCTGAAGAAGGATATTGTGAAGTATGAAATTGCTGGAGCTATAAAATCAGATGATTTAGTTCAATGGAAGGAAGACATTTCAGGGATTGAAAACCGTTTTGGAAGCACCCCACAAAGTTCTGGTTGGATTTTAGACAGCATAACAATGGTAGATGAACG GTTTACAGCGTCCAGTACTATAGATGTGCCAGTTAATCCAAGGATTCAGAACTATGCTTCCAAATATACTAATCATCGTCCG ATACAAATTGGAAAAAAGAAACCTGCTCGTAAAGGCCCAGACACTATACCTACAGAACCAGAAAGTATTGCTCCGTCTCCATATGAAGTCGGTGACTATGTTTATTTGAAGTGCCAAAGATACAAGGAATTTTTACCACAAGTTGGTAAAGTTGCCAGTATAGGCACTACAGTTATCAAAGTGGGATGGCTCGAGGGAGACTACGATGAGAAATTCAAGTTTTGGATAGGACGTCGCAACAAAATTGTAACTGAAGAATTTCCAAAGCAAGCAGTGGTCGGAAAAATATCATTGTCACCATCGATGGAATTATCCAGTGAAGATATTATAATGATGAAAGAAAATTATGTAACAGCGGAATTCGTATAG